From Alosa sapidissima isolate fAloSap1 chromosome 2, fAloSap1.pri, whole genome shotgun sequence, one genomic window encodes:
- the stx19 gene encoding syntaxin-19 codes for MKDRMEELRQKVKSSGDLNDNDPFSEDYDDDELAPSPQAVIFEEEPVLENFLRETQRIRDSIDELEAEVKKFNQQQRNLVATMRRFSVMKKESSITRDIKLQAESLHKKLDALAKQAKSLEAELGPNAATVRIEKAQHAALFRHFQRVMHQYNESLLSKQDKCKHFIRRQLEVSGRAVTEAEVDDMMEQGKWEVFNENILLDVKITRHQVTEIEQRHKELLNLESNMKDLRDLFVDIFILVEEQGEYIERIQTNVERTQDYVQVTNEKFKMAARYKKKNPLKRLLCCCCPWRCC; via the coding sequence ATGAAGGACCGTATGGAGGAACTGAGACAGAAGGTAAAGTCCAGTGGGGACCTGAATGACAATGACCCTTTCAGTGAGGACTATGATGACGATGAGTTAGCTCCATCACCTCAGGCTGTGATCTTTGAAGAGGAACCAGTTCTGGAGAACTTCCTGCGTGAGACCCAGCGTATCCGTGACAGCATTGATGAACTAGAGGCTGAGGTGAAGAAGTTCAACCAACAGCAGCGAAACCTCGTGGCCACCATGAGACGCTTCAGCGTCATGAAAAAGGAGAGCAGCATCACGCGCGACATCAAGCTGCAGGCCGAAAGCCTCCACAAGAAGTTGGATGCACTGGCTAAACAGGCCAAGAGCCTGGAGGCTGAGCTGGGCCCTAATGCAGCCACCGTGCGCATCGAGAAAGCCCAGCACGCCGCACTGTTCCGCCACTTCCAGAGAGTGATGCACCAGTACAACGAGTCCCTGCTCAGCAAGCAGGACAAGTGTAAGCACTTCATCCGCCGACAGCTGGAAGTATCTGGCCGGGCCGTGACTGAGGCCGAGGTGGACGACATGATGGAGCAGGGGAAGTGGGAGGTGTTCAACGAGAACATCCTGCTGGACGTCAAGATCACTCGCCACCAGGTGACCGAGATTGAGCAGCGGCACAAGGAGCTCCTCAACTTGGAGAGTAACATGAAGGACCTGAGGGACCTCTTTGTGGACATCTTCATCCTGGTGGAGGAGCAGGGGGAATACATTGAGAGAATCCAAACCAATGTAGAAAGGACTCAAGATTATGTGCAGGTCACAAATGAGAAGTTTAAAATGGCTGCCAGATATAAGAAGAAGAATCCTTTGAAGAGACTTTTATGCTGTTGCTGTCCTTGGAGATGCTGCTGA